Below is a genomic region from Escherichia ruysiae.
TGCCACCAGGCTGATACCGTCATCCGACTGCCAGGTAAATTCGACCGGCTGGCCTTTCAGTTGCTGCCAGAAGCGGTGGCAATGCAGCGGGTTACGGGTGACGCCCGCCCCGACCATCGCCACCAGCGCCAGCCCCTGACGCAGACGCAGTTCGCCAGGTAATCCCGCTTCGTCGAGGATTTTCAGGGCGCTGTCAGCCACTTCAGAGGTGTAGCAAAATTGCAGCAACTGGCGATCGTTATGTACGCCAACCGCCAGTGGGCGCACCTGCGCGCGTTTCAGGATCTGGTCGATTTCTTTATGCGCCAGTTTGAAGTCCTGGCTGGCGGGCACCTGAAACTCAATCAAACAAACATCATCATGGCTGGTGACAATACGCGCTCCTGTACCGGAAGCCAGCACGCGTTCAATGCGTGTAGAGCCTTGATCCGGCGTGTAGCTACAGCGCAGTTGCAGGTCAATTTCGCTGCCAGAAACTGGCTGTAAAGTACGGGCGTGGAGGACAGGTGCCGCCAGACGAGCCAGCTCGCTGGCCTCATCAAGACGCAGCAACGGCAGCAGGCAGGCATCTTTCACTTTACGCGGGTCGGCGCTGTATACCCCGGCGACGTCGCTCCAGATGGTTACGCGAGAAACACCCGCCAGCGCACCGATTTGGGTAGCGGAATAGTCAGAACCGTTACGCCCCAGCAGCACCGTTTCACCGGCGTTGTTACGGCTGATAAACCCGGTCACTACCAGACGTTTGCCCGGATGCTGCACCAGCAGTTGTTGCAGCAACGGGTACGAAAGGCCTTCATCAACCTGCGGTTGTGCGGCGCGTTCAGCACGTAAAAACTCGCGGGCATCAAGCCAGGCCGCAGGCAGTCCTTGTTGGTTAAGCACCGCAGACATCAGGCGCGCCGACCACACTTCACCGTGACCCACCACTTCCGCATACACCGCGTCGTTAATACCGCTGTCGAGCAACGCCGCCAGGCGTTCAAGATCGCTGACAAAGGCGCTAATAAGGCTATCAGCTTCTTCAGCGGGTAACAGGCCGCTAATCAGATCGCATTGATAACGACGTAGCGTTTGTTGAACCTGATGCGCAGAGAGACGATCGGTCTGGCTTAGTTTCAACCAGTTAATCAACTGGTTAGTGGTGCTACCGGCGGCGGAAACCACCATCATATCGTCGGGCTGAGAGTACTCCGCCATAATGCCCGCGACACGCAAATAACACTTCACATCAGCCAGACTACTGCCACCAAATTTATGCAGTTGACGACCTTTCGCCCCTGCCTGCGCAATCACACTCATTTTTACCCCTTGTTTGCAGCCCGGAAGCCATTTTCCAGGTCGGCAATTAAATCTTCGCCATCTTCTATACCGGTGGAGATACGCAACAGCGTCTCGGAGATCCCGGCGGCAGCACGCGCTTCTGGCGCCATGCCTGCATGTGTCATGGTTGCGGCGTGAGAGATTAAACTTTCCACTCCCCCTAACGATTCCGCCAGCGTAAACAACGACAGCCCGCCCAAGAAACGACGCAGCGTTTGCTCATCGCCATCCAGCTCAAAACTCAACATTGCGCCAAAGCCTTTTTGCTGGCGCACGGCAATTTCATGCCCCTGATTTTCCGGCAGCGATGGGTGATAAAGTTTTTTCACCAACGGCTGGGTTTGCAGATATTTCACAATCGCCTGCGCGTTACGCTGAGCCAGCTCCATACGCGGCACCAGAGTACGCAGACCGCGCAGCAGCAGATAGCTGTCAAACGCGCCGCCCGTTACGCCAATATTGTTTGCCCACCAGGCCAGTTCGGTGACAACATCTGGATCTTTAGCAATCACCACGCCCGCCACCACGTCTGAGTGACCGTTCAGATATTTCGTACATGAATGCAACACCAGATCGGCACCTAATGCCAGTGGATTTTGTAATGCCGGGCTTAAGAAGGTGTTATCCACCACGCTCACCGCCCCGACTTCCCTTGCCAGATGGCAGATTTTCGCAATATCCACGACGCGTAACAATGGATTACTTGGGCTTTCTACCAGCACCAGTTTAGGTTTTTCTGCCAGTGCCGCCCGTAATGCCTGCTCATCGCCCTGATCAACAAACAACACGCGATAGCAACCGCGTTTCGCCAGGCTGTCGAACAGGCGATAGCTGCCGCCGTAGCAGTCGTGCGGCGCAACCAGCAGATCGCCGGGTTTCAAAAAGACAGTCGTGGCCAGGTGAATAGCTGACATGCCGGTATTGGTTAGCACCGCACCTGCACCGCCTTCCAGTTCTGCCAGCGCCCGCTGGACCACATCGCGCGTTGGGTTGCCGCGACGCGAGTAATCATGCGCGCGTGGTTCGTTAAATCCGGTAAAGTTATAGGTGCTGGAAAGATGGATAGGCGGGACAACGCAACCATACTGTTCGTCGTCATTTAACCCGCTACGCACTGCAATAGTGGCCTGTTTACGCGTCATGTGATGAAGTTTCCTGGGCTTTGTTGGTGAAATGTCAGGCACCAGAGTAAACATTGTGTTAATGGACGTCAATACATCTGGACATCTAAACTTCTTTGCGTATAGATTGAGCAAATCCGAAATTGCCGTTAAAATTATATGCATTATCACGCTGGCAGGCGCATTACACGATGTCACGGTAGCGCCTGTGCGGTAAACTATGCGGGTTTATGACCAGTACCCTTATAAACTGTGCGGTCTGGTCTCAATTTATTGACGAAGAGGATTAAGTATCTCATGGCTGAATGGAGCGGCGAATATATCAGCCCATACGCTGAGCACGGTAAGAAGAGTGAACAAGTCAAAAAGATTACGGTTTCCATTCCTCTTAAGGTGTTAAAAATCCTCACCGATGAACGCACGCGTCGTCAGGTGAACAACCTGCGTCACGCTACTAACAGCGAGCTGCTGTGCGAAGCGTTTCTGCATGCCTTTACCGGGCAACCTCTGCCGGATGATGCCGATCTGCGTAAAGAGCGCAGCGACGAAATCCCGGAAGCGGCAAAAGAGATCATGCGTGAGATGGGGATTAACCCGGAGACGTGGGAATACTAAAGCGGAAAAGAGCGGCGCGGAGAGTGGAATCGCCTGATGCGCTACGCTTATCAGGCCTACGTCATATTGCAATTTATTGAATTTGCACGAACTTGCAGGCCGGATAAGGCGTTCACGCCGCATCCGGCATAAACAACGAGCACGTTGTCAGCGGTTCTGCTCTAACCCACCGCTTTTTATACATGGACGTTTAACTATGAAATACAGGCTACTGCTCCCCGGCCTGCTGGTTTCTGTGCCTGCCCTTGCCTGGCAACCGCAAACCGGCGACATCATCTTTCAAATTTCTCGCTCATCGCAAAGTAAAGCAATCCAACTGGCAACCCATTCCGATTACAGCCACACCGGTATGTTGGTGATGCGTAACAAAAAGCCCTACGTCTTTGAAGCGGTCGGCCCGGTGAAATACACCCCGCTCAAACAGTGGATCGCCCACGGTGAAAATGGCAAATACGTTGTTCGCCGCGTTGAAGGCGGACTCAGCGCCGAACAGCAACAAAAATTGGCGCAAACGGCAAAACGTTATCTCGGCAAACCATACGATTTCAGCTTCTCGTGGAGCGACGATCGCCAGTACTGTTCGGAAGTGGTGTGGAAGGTTTATCAGAACGCGCTGGGAATACGCGTGGGTGAGCAGCAAAAACTAAAAGAGTTCGATCTGAGTAACCCGCTAGTTCAGGCAAAGCTCAAAGAACGCTACGGCAAAAATATCCCACTTGAAGAAACAGTAGTCTCACCGCAAGCCGTTTTCGATGCGCCGCAACTCACTACCGTTGCTAAAGAATGGCCGCTGTTTTCATGGTAATGGGCCAATCGCATCATAATTGGCCCCCCCCAAATCTAACTTTTGCTGCTCTGAAGCTCTTGCGAAAACTCAGCAACGTCATTTTGACGCTGTCGTTCCATGGCGATCGCGCCAAAGTGCGTTAACGTACAGAAAATAATGCAGCAGATAACACCAGCAAGCAGAAGATAAAAACCGCCATCCCAACCAACCTGATCGACCATAACACCAAACAGACTTGTTCCAAGCGTTGCGCCAAGAATATAGCTCATAAAACCACGCAAACCGACTGCGGAACCCACGGCAAAACTGGGGACAATTTCCATTGTCTGAACAGAAGCCAGGAACTGCGGTACATAGATAAGGCAGCCTACGCAAGCAGCAAAAATGGTAATAGAGAGCAGAGAGTCACTTTTCCAGTAGCCCAGCAGGCAGAAGAAAATTAATACCATACTGATAATAGCGGGTGGCATACGGCGACCACGAAATAATTTATCACTCAACCAACCAGCAAATAATGTAGTTGGAATCGCCGCCCATTCGAAGATTAAAAATGCCGTGCTCATTTCAGTCTTCGTAAAATGTTTCACACTTAACAGGTAAATAGGCAACCAACTGATAATTCCGAAACGCACCATATAGACAAAAACATCAACGAAAGAGACGAACCATGCGTTCTTGTTTTTTAGCACATAGGTACAAAAAATTTGCCAGGCCGTCATATCTTCCGGCGCACGATCATCTTTTGCTTTAATGCTGACGTCGTCCGGGACGATTTCGCTTAATGGCGGCAAACCTTCACTTACGGGCGAACCTTTACCTGACATCAGTACCACTATAGCAATGACAACAGATACAATCGCTGGAACAACATATGTTGCTATTTTCCAGTGTTCAGTCCCCAGCACAGCAAATGCACCACCAACAATCGGAGCAACAATACCGCCCCCGACATTGTGTGAAATATTCCAGACCGCACCGACGATGCCTCGTTCTTTACGAGGGAACCAGTTGGCTATTGTAATAAACGAAGGACCAACCCCCATCCCTTGAAAGAGACCGTTTAAAACAACAAGTCCCGCAAACATCCAGAAAGCAAAACTAAATCCAAGCGCCACGTTAACGAGAGCACAAAGAACCAAACCCACAGCCATATAGACTTTAGGATTCGCTTTATCTGCCAGACTACTCATTACCCCTTTACTAATACCGTAGGCGATCAGCATACAACTGCTAAGTAGACCTATTTGAGTCGCAGACAGATTAAGATCTTGCTTTAAATAAGGTGTGGAAAGAACAAAGTTATTCCTGACAATATAATACGAAAGATAACCGATAAATACGCTAAATAGCGCCTGCATACGATAACGATTATACGTATTCTTTATTTCACTTTCAGGAACCTTATGTGTTGCCACTTTAGGTTTCAATAGAGAAAGCATATATCACCTTCCAGTTCATAGAGTTATTTAAAACAGCAATGCCAGTTGCTACTCTCTGAAGAGTATTGCAAAAGCCCTTGCTTCATTGGTTTTAAAGATAGTGAAGCAAGTGAGTTTAAGTTACAATACAGGGCATATGAGTCAAAACTGACTCAAAAATACAAATATCATGTTCCATTTCTTTCCCATTTTTATATCTCAAAATAGAACAAAGCCATTATTTCAGCATTAACGGGTTACAACAGCCCCAATAAAAAAATAATGACTTTTATTAATTTTTTCAGTTTTTGAGGTCAGTCACATATTTTGCATCCATATACGTGATCATTGAAGAGACTCGATTTTACCCTGTTGGAAGATCATGCTACGCAACATGAAAATTTTCATCACCGTTCAACAACCAGCAGGGATTAAGGATTTTCATGGTATCCTTCGTGATAAGCACATTTGCGCTCAAGTTAAAGCCATTGTTCCGGCTTCTGAAGGCTGGTGCAAAGAAACTATAGAATCCGGTCAGGGCCTGAATCCGATAGCACGAATATCGAAATTAATTACCGGAAATAGCTGTAACAATCGCTATTTCCGCAAGATACACATGTTCAGATGTGCAATATTGATCTTTTTTTGATAACCGCTTCCGGATATAGTGACGCTCGTTACATCTGAATTAATGAAATTTCCGATACTGACACCAGCGTCTTACAGTCATTATGTATATTAGCTAACGGATAATGATATGAATTACAGCGTAAGAGTTTTTCTCTCGTTAATAGGATTTTTGACATGATTCGTATTATACAACGAGCATTAATCTGTTGGGTTTTATGCGTCAATGTCACCTCAGCGCAAGAGCTGGTGATTGCAACAACGCTTTCTTCGGAAGCGACGGAACACATTATTAGTCAATGGCAAAAACAACCACTGGCAACCAAAATCCGAACGCTTAACCGAACCAGTGCATCCATTGAGCGCCTGCTAGAAAATCCATTGGGTGAAAATATTGATCTGGTACTGAGTTCATCCCCCATGTTGCTACAGCGGTTGCAAAGTAAAAATCTGCTCCAGCCTTTTAATAATCAAATCGAAACAAGCAGAAAGTTAGTCCCCGAATCTATTCGTTCAACCACCGTTGCGGTTGCGGTATCGGGCTATGGCATCCTGATCAATGTGGCGCATCTGGAAGATAAAAATGAGCCAGTGCCTACTTCATGGAAGGAATTGAGCAGGTCACGTTATCAAGGAACACTATTAATGAGCAGCCCTTCACGTTCAGATACCACACATCTGATGATTGAAGATCTCCTGCAACAACAAGGATGGAGTAATGGTTGGGGTACGCTACTGAAAATAGGCGGTAATCTCGCTACCATTTCATCTCGCAGCTTTGGCGTAGCAAATAAGATCAGTACAGGGCTGGGTGACGCAGGTCCAGTCATCGACAATTACGCTAACGTACTGCTTAATAATTCAACTTTACGTTTCAGTTATTTCCCCAACTCTCGCGCAGCGCCAATGTTTATTGCCATCGCAAACGGCAGTAAACACCCACAGGAGGCGGGGCGTTTTATTAATTTTTTGTTGAGCCAGGAAGGACAACAGGCATTGAGCGATTCTGATTCAGGAAAGTATCCGGTATATCCGCTACCCTCCGGTACTCCACTCGCGGATCAACAATTGCGATTATTTGCCTCTCCTTCCCTTGATTATCCGTTGATTATGCAGCGCCAAAAGCTTGTGCAATTGTTATTTGATAATGCGATTACTGTTCGCCTTACCGAACTTCAAAACAGCTGGAAATCATTATATGCCGCAGAACATCGGCTTAAGCGTAAATTGCCAGATGTGCGTGCATTATTAACAGCAGTTCCTGTTACCCCGGAGCAGTCCGTTAATGCCATGTACCTGCAGCAATTCGAACTGCAATCAGGCTTTCGTGAAGCTCAGCTCATGGCATGGCAGCAGTTTTTCCTGCATCAGCAGCAATTGGTGAACACACAACTTGAGTCGTTAAAGTGAAACAACTACATACTATAGGGACGAGCTTACGGCTCGCCTTTGTTTTTAGCGCCATTCTTACGCTATTCGTTAGCGTAGTCAGCCTCTATTCCTGGTATGAACAAAATTCTCAGGTTCGCTACGCGCTTGATGATTATTTCCCGAGGATTCAGGCTTCATTTCTTTTTGAAGAAAACCTCACCGCATTGGTAAACGAATTTAATGAGCTACAACAGACAACCAATACCGCTAGTCGTCTTCAGGTGAGGGAGCAAATTGAACAACGGCTACAAAAAATTAAGGCCATTAATCCTCATCTTGATTCAGTACATCAACGTGCGCTTAACCAACAGGTCGCCAGTAGTGACAGACTGCTTAACAAGCTCGATAACGCATTGAACAACAACAATCAGGAAAAAGGAAAACTCGACGTTATATCCTCAAGAGTTAACTGGCTGCATGATGACTTTAATAATGAACTCAACTCACTTACCCAGGATTTAAGTTGGCAACAATCGTCGTTGCTAAATCAACTCAGCCAACGAAAAGATCTACCCGAAAAACAGAGTTTGCAAAATGCTCAGCAAACTATTCAAAAAGAATTGCAGCTCGTTTTCGAACTTTCACATATAGAAACCCAAATCGTCAGTACGCTAAAGGAGATGCTTAACACGCATAGCAGAGATATAGACGCGTTGAAACAACATATTCAGTATTTGAATTTTTTGAAACACAGCATTGACGAAAATGTGCGGTCGTTATCTTCTTATTCCAGTACCATCACATTACACCAGACAGTTTATTCCTTGTGGGAACTGGGTACTCAGCAAAATTATCTACCCGGAACCCTGGCTGCCTGGCAACAAGCTCAACAAACTCTCATGAGTACTATCGGGGATAAAGAGCGTGTATTTACGCAAATACGTGCTCAATTAGAAACGCAATTAGGTAATAGCCATCAACAATTACAAACATTCAATCTACGATTGGAAAAAATAATGCAAATCAGCGGGCTATTGATTTTGGCAGCTATGGTTACCGCCTTACTGTTCGTTATTCTGGTAAATTACCTCTACATTCGTCCCAGAATGATCCGCCGATTTCGGTTACTGAATGATGCCGTTGTCAAGTTAAGCAATGGTGAACTCGATGCTGATATCCCTGTCTCCGGTAACGATGAACTTGGGAGAATTGCCAACCTGCTCCGCCAGACCATTGAGAAAATTAATCAACAGCAACGTCAACTGGGACAGGAAATATGCGAGCGTATCGCGACAGAAAAAAACCTTCGTACAACGCAAAGTGAATTGATCCAAACTGCAAAACTGGCCGTGGTTGGGCAGACAATGACAACACTGGCACATGAAATTAATCAACCACTTAATGCCTTATCTATGTATCTTTTCAGCGCCAACCGCGCGCTGGAACAACAAGACGTTGGTTTGGTGAAAAATTATATTGTTACTATGCGATCGTTAGTCGAGCGTATGGATAACATCGTTAAAAGATTGCGCAACTTCGCCCGCCGTCGAGATAGTGAACTGGCTGGCGGTGCAATCAATTTACAGCAGGTAATTTATTCGTCCTGGGAACTTCTGGCGTTGAAACATCGATCACAGAAGGCCTCTCTTCACTACCCTGATAATTTCCCTGCCGTTTATGGTGATGATGTCTTGATTCAACAAGTTTTAGTTAATTTGTTTACGAATGCCCTGGAAGCCAGTCTGGAGCAATCACCCACAATAACCATCAGCTTTGAAGAAGAAGCCTCCACTGTAACGCTATATATTGCTGATAATGGAAAAGGCTGGCCAGTGCATCTGGCTGATCGACTATTAACGCCTTTTACCACGGACAAAGCTGTAGGTTTGGGTATTGGCCTTTCGATTAGCCATTCTATTATGCGCCAGTGCCAGGGAGAGTTATATATCGCGTCAACTCTCGACCGCCATGCGCTGGTTATTCTACGTTTCAGGAAACTTTAAGCATGACAGACACTACCCCAACAATTCTGTTAATTGATGACGACAATGATGTTCTGCTAGCCTACAGCACTCTCTTACAGCAAGAGGGTTATGTCGTATGTACCTGTAGCAACCCTTCTGAGGCTCTACAATTACTGCAAAATACGTGGGAAGGCATCGTGGTGTGCGACGTTTGTATGCCGGATATTTCAGGCATCACGCTGCTGGAAAAAATAATGCTTATCGACCCTCATCTTCCCATTCTGATGATCACCGGGCATGGCGATGTCCCCATGGCCGTTGAAGCAGTAAAAAAGGGAGCGTGGGATTTCCTGCAAAAGCCGATCAATCCAGAACAATTTCTCTCACTTATCGAAAAAGCACTGGCTGAACGTGAAGCTTATCTGGAACAAAAAAAATGGCGACACGCTCAGTTTAATCGGCACTTAATCGGTAACAGTGGTTGGATTCGCCAGACACGTCAACAGCTTGAAACGCTGGCAGAAACCGATCTTCCCGTCTGCTTTTACGGCGAACCTGGCACAGGAAGAACATTAGCCGCCCACTATCTTCATCAATTTAGTTCTCGCAAGGAAAGACCTTTAATTGAACGCACACTCAGCGCCAATAGCCAGCAGCCGTTGGAAGAATGGGTGAAAGAAGCAGAAGGTGGCACGCTGTTATTAAAAGAACTTGAGCATTTAACGCCAGAAAATCAGCGCGCCTTGATCCAGTACCAGGAAAGACCCCAGGATCGGTCATTTCGTCTGATTGTTGTTAATCAAAGCCCTCTGGCTGAACTGGCTGCCGCACAAAAAATTATTCCTGCATTGTATTTTCTTTTTTCACTCACCCACATTGAATGCCCACCACTCTGCCAGCGTCCGGGGGATATTGAACCTATTTTTCACCATTATCTGACCCTCACCTGTAAACGATTAAATCGCCAGCAGCCACTGCTGGGAAAAGCTTTTTATAAGCGACTGATGGCGCGTACCTGGCCTGGTAATATTATTGAATTGGTGAATGCGGCAGAACTGGTGGCAGTCGGCGTTTTAATGCTGGACGATTCGGTCAGTTTGCAGATGATGGAGACGGATCCAGCCCCGCTGGATGAACTCGTAGAATCTTATGAAAGACAAATAATTATTGATGCTCTCAACTTCCATCAGGGTCGTATCAACGACGTTGCCGATTACTTTCAGATACCCAGGAAAAAGCTGTATTTGCGCATGAAAAAATACGGTATTGATAAAATGGATTTTCGCTATGAGAAGAAAGATAAAAAGACACAAACTCAATGAGTTATGTTGATAATGTAGGTTTTCAGGCACAAAAAAAGCGCCGTGCGGCGCTTTTTTCGGAAATCCGGTCTTATTTGCTGCCCGGGATGCTGAAACGCTTGTTGAAGCGGTCAACACGGCCACCGGTAGCAACATCACGCTGTTTGCCAGTGAAGAACGGGTGGCACTTGCTGCACACGTCGAGGTTCAGGTCATGACCAACGGTGGAGCGGATTTTCATTACGTTACCGCAAGAGCAGCTAGCAGTAATTTCTTCGTATTTCGGGTGAATATCTTTTTTCATGGGAAAACCTCGGTTTAAGGCCGCGTCGCTCTTCCAGCCCTAACGCCAGACACCACGCGATGTTTAAAGTATAGTTTCAATACGATCATTTCGTATCAAAGGCGCCGAATCATACAGAAATTAACCAGCGTATGCAAACTGATCCGCACTCCTCTACGGCAATGTGTATACTGTTCCACCGAATTTCAAGTCAGGATGATGCTATGCCCGTTGCTCACGTTGCCTTGCCCGTTCCGCTTCCCCGAACCTTTGACTATCTGCTGCCTGAAGGCATGACGGTTAAAGCCGGGTGTCGCGTGCGCGTGCCGTTTGGTAAACAGCAGGAGCGCATCGGGATTGTGGTGTCCGTTAGCGATGTCAGCGAGCTGCCGCTCAACGAGCTAAAAGCGGTAGTTGAAGTGCTGGACGTTGAGCCGGTATTTACTCACTCCGTCTGGCGATTACTGCTATGGGCGGCGGATTATTATCATCATCCAATTGGCGATGTGTTGTTTCATGCCTTGCCGATTTTACTGCGCCAGGGGCGACCTGCAGCGAACGCGCCCATGTGGTACTGGTTTGCCACCGAGCACGGTCAGGCGGTAGATATCAACAGCCTGAAACGTTCGCCAAAGCAACAACAGGCACTGGCGGCATTGCGACAAGGGAAAATCTGGCGCGACCAGGTTGCCACTCTCGAATTTAATGATGCCGCGCTACAGGCACTGCGCAAAAAAGGTCTGTGTGATTTAGCAAGTGAAACACCAGAGTTTAGTGACTGGCGAACGAACTACGCCGTTTCTGGCGAGCGGTTGCGACTGAATACTGAACAAGCCACCGCCGTTGGCGCCATCCATAGCGCGGCAGATACCTTTTCCGCCTGGCTGCTGGCGGGCGTCACCGGCTCCGGTAAAACGGAAGTTTATCTCAGCGTGCTGGAAAACGTGCTCGCCCAGGGCAAACAGGCGCTGGTAATGGTGCCGGAAATCGGCCTGACACCGCAAACTATCGCCCGTTTTCGTGAACGCTTTAATGCCCCCGTGGAAGTTCTGCATTCTGGCCTGAACGACAGCGAACGCCTTTCGGCGTGGCTAAAAGCGAAAAATGGCGAGGCGGCGATTGTGATTGGCACCCGCTCCGCGCTGTTTACACCGTTTAAAAATCTCGGTGTGATTGTTATCGATGAAGAGCACGACAGCTCCTACAAGCAACAGGAAGGCTGGCGCTACCATGCCCGCGACCTGGCGGTGTATCGCGCGCACAGTGAGCAAATCCCAATTATTCTCGGTTCGGCAACGCCGGCACTTGAAACGTTATGCAACGTGCAGCAGAAAAAATACCGTCTGCTGCGCCTGACGCGTCGGGCGGGTAATGCGCGTCCGGCAATTCAACACGTGCTGGATTTAAAAGGTCAGAAGGTGCAGGCGGGGCTGGCTCCGGCGTTGATCAGCCGTATGCGCCAGCATTTACAGGCCGACAACCAGGTTATCCTCTTTCTTAACCGCCGGGGTTTTGCGCCTGCGCTGCTGTGCCACGACTGTGGCTGGATAGCCGAATGCCCGCGCTGCGATCACTACTACACATTGCATCAGGCGCAGCAGCATCTGCGCTGTCATCACTGCGACAGCCAGCGCCCAGTGCCGCGCCAGTGCCCTTCCTGCGGCTC
It encodes:
- the metL gene encoding bifunctional aspartate kinase/homoserine dehydrogenase II — encoded protein: MSVIAQAGAKGRQLHKFGGSSLADVKCYLRVAGIMAEYSQPDDMMVVSAAGSTTNQLINWLKLSQTDRLSAHQVQQTLRRYQCDLISGLLPAEEADSLISAFVSDLERLAALLDSGINDAVYAEVVGHGEVWSARLMSAVLNQQGLPAAWLDAREFLRAERAAQPQVDEGLSYPLLQQLLVQHPGKRLVVTGFISRNNAGETVLLGRNGSDYSATQIGALAGVSRVTIWSDVAGVYSADPRKVKDACLLPLLRLDEASELARLAAPVLHARTLQPVSGSEIDLQLRCSYTPDQGSTRIERVLASGTGARIVTSHDDVCLIEFQVPASQDFKLAHKEIDQILKRAQVRPLAVGVHNDRQLLQFCYTSEVADSALKILDEAGLPGELRLRQGLALVAMVGAGVTRNPLHCHRFWQQLKGQPVEFTWQSDDGISLVAVLRTGPTESLIQGLHQSVFRAEKRIGLVLFGKGNIGSRWLELFAREQSTLSARTGFEFVLAGVVDSRRSLLSYDGLDASRALAFFNDEAVEQDEESLFLWMRAHPYDDLVVLDVTASQQLADQYLDFASHGFHVISANKLAGASDSNKYRQIHDAFEKTGRHWLYNATVGAGLPINHTVRDLIDSGDTILSISGIFSGTLSWLFLQFDGSVPFTELVDQAWQQGLTEPDPRDDLSGKDVMRKLVILAREAGYNIEPDQVRVESLVPAHCEGGSIDHFFENGDELNEQMVQRLEAAREMGLVLRYVARFDANGKARVGVEAVREDHPLASLLPCDNVFAIESRWYRDNPLVIRGPGAGRDVTAGAIQSDINRLAQLL
- the metB gene encoding cystathionine gamma-synthase; this encodes MTRKQATIAVRSGLNDDEQYGCVVPPIHLSSTYNFTGFNEPRAHDYSRRGNPTRDVVQRALAELEGGAGAVLTNTGMSAIHLATTVFLKPGDLLVAPHDCYGGSYRLFDSLAKRGCYRVLFVDQGDEQALRAALAEKPKLVLVESPSNPLLRVVDIAKICHLAREVGAVSVVDNTFLSPALQNPLALGADLVLHSCTKYLNGHSDVVAGVVIAKDPDVVTELAWWANNIGVTGGAFDSYLLLRGLRTLVPRMELAQRNAQAIVKYLQTQPLVKKLYHPSLPENQGHEIAVRQQKGFGAMLSFELDGDEQTLRRFLGGLSLFTLAESLGGVESLISHAATMTHAGMAPEARAAAGISETLLRISTGIEDGEDLIADLENGFRAANKG
- the metJ gene encoding met regulon transcriptional regulator MetJ; its protein translation is MAEWSGEYISPYAEHGKKSEQVKKITVSIPLKVLKILTDERTRRQVNNLRHATNSELLCEAFLHAFTGQPLPDDADLRKERSDEIPEAAKEIMREMGINPETWEY
- a CDS encoding YiiX family permuted papain-like enzyme, which translates into the protein MKYRLLLPGLLVSVPALAWQPQTGDIIFQISRSSQSKAIQLATHSDYSHTGMLVMRNKKPYVFEAVGPVKYTPLKQWIAHGENGKYVVRRVEGGLSAEQQQKLAQTAKRYLGKPYDFSFSWSDDRQYCSEVVWKVYQNALGIRVGEQQKLKEFDLSNPLVQAKLKERYGKNIPLEETVVSPQAVFDAPQLTTVAKEWPLFSW
- the pgtP gene encoding phosphoglycerate transporter PgtP, which translates into the protein MLSLLKPKVATHKVPESEIKNTYNRYRMQALFSVFIGYLSYYIVRNNFVLSTPYLKQDLNLSATQIGLLSSCMLIAYGISKGVMSSLADKANPKVYMAVGLVLCALVNVALGFSFAFWMFAGLVVLNGLFQGMGVGPSFITIANWFPRKERGIVGAVWNISHNVGGGIVAPIVGGAFAVLGTEHWKIATYVVPAIVSVVIAIVVLMSGKGSPVSEGLPPLSEIVPDDVSIKAKDDRAPEDMTAWQIFCTYVLKNKNAWFVSFVDVFVYMVRFGIISWLPIYLLSVKHFTKTEMSTAFLIFEWAAIPTTLFAGWLSDKLFRGRRMPPAIISMVLIFFCLLGYWKSDSLLSITIFAACVGCLIYVPQFLASVQTMEIVPSFAVGSAVGLRGFMSYILGATLGTSLFGVMVDQVGWDGGFYLLLAGVICCIIFCTLTHFGAIAMERQRQNDVAEFSQELQSSKS
- a CDS encoding ABC transporter substrate-binding protein — its product is MIRIIQRALICWVLCVNVTSAQELVIATTLSSEATEHIISQWQKQPLATKIRTLNRTSASIERLLENPLGENIDLVLSSSPMLLQRLQSKNLLQPFNNQIETSRKLVPESIRSTTVAVAVSGYGILINVAHLEDKNEPVPTSWKELSRSRYQGTLLMSSPSRSDTTHLMIEDLLQQQGWSNGWGTLLKIGGNLATISSRSFGVANKISTGLGDAGPVIDNYANVLLNNSTLRFSYFPNSRAAPMFIAIANGSKHPQEAGRFINFLLSQEGQQALSDSDSGKYPVYPLPSGTPLADQQLRLFASPSLDYPLIMQRQKLVQLLFDNAITVRLTELQNSWKSLYAAEHRLKRKLPDVRALLTAVPVTPEQSVNAMYLQQFELQSGFREAQLMAWQQFFLHQQQLVNTQLESLK
- a CDS encoding ATP-binding protein produces the protein MKQLHTIGTSLRLAFVFSAILTLFVSVVSLYSWYEQNSQVRYALDDYFPRIQASFLFEENLTALVNEFNELQQTTNTASRLQVREQIEQRLQKIKAINPHLDSVHQRALNQQVASSDRLLNKLDNALNNNNQEKGKLDVISSRVNWLHDDFNNELNSLTQDLSWQQSSLLNQLSQRKDLPEKQSLQNAQQTIQKELQLVFELSHIETQIVSTLKEMLNTHSRDIDALKQHIQYLNFLKHSIDENVRSLSSYSSTITLHQTVYSLWELGTQQNYLPGTLAAWQQAQQTLMSTIGDKERVFTQIRAQLETQLGNSHQQLQTFNLRLEKIMQISGLLILAAMVTALLFVILVNYLYIRPRMIRRFRLLNDAVVKLSNGELDADIPVSGNDELGRIANLLRQTIEKINQQQRQLGQEICERIATEKNLRTTQSELIQTAKLAVVGQTMTTLAHEINQPLNALSMYLFSANRALEQQDVGLVKNYIVTMRSLVERMDNIVKRLRNFARRRDSELAGGAINLQQVIYSSWELLALKHRSQKASLHYPDNFPAVYGDDVLIQQVLVNLFTNALEASLEQSPTITISFEEEASTVTLYIADNGKGWPVHLADRLLTPFTTDKAVGLGIGLSISHSIMRQCQGELYIASTLDRHALVILRFRKL